A genomic stretch from Deltaproteobacteria bacterium includes:
- a CDS encoding long-chain fatty acid--CoA ligase, producing MEERIWHKAYDPQVPPGIAYENFTLSQALERSARNYPDQVALLMMGRKISYRELNALVNRFAAALQDLGVKKGDKVAILLPNIPQGFIACYAVFRLGAVVVMTNPLYTERELEHQLNDSDSTMAISLDLLVPRILKLKDKTGIKMVIACHIRDYLPFPAKQLFPLIKKSMHRKTGSGEGVHDFLDLIRKYPPGPRAGDEALKAEVSFNDIAALLYTGGTTGVSKGVMLTHGNLSTNVQQLRAWTFDAKEGQESLMGIFPIFHSAGFTAVMNHCIYRGMTIILVPKPEPDGVLKMTRKYRPDYFPCVPTLYVGLLNHPEFPKTDFSFIKGCVSGAAPLALDTLKQWKEAVGTQIMEVYGLTETSPLSHANPWRGKAKAGSVGVPVSDTDCRIVDVVDGLKEMNTGEVGEILLNGPQLTQGYYKNPEETAKAIRDGWFYTGDIGYMDDEGYLFIVDRKKDMIIASGFNIYPRDIDEVLFEHPKIKEACAVGVPDPYRGETVKAFVVPKEGETLTPEEVIAFCREKLAAYKVPKMVEFMDELPKSTVGKVLRRKLREMEMEKNKGKN from the coding sequence ATGGAAGAAAGGATCTGGCATAAAGCCTATGACCCCCAGGTGCCACCCGGTATTGCTTATGAAAATTTCACCTTGAGCCAGGCTCTGGAGCGGAGCGCCCGAAATTATCCCGATCAGGTTGCCCTGCTGATGATGGGCAGGAAGATTTCTTACCGTGAATTGAACGCCCTGGTCAACCGCTTTGCCGCCGCCTTGCAGGATCTGGGGGTAAAAAAGGGAGACAAGGTAGCCATTCTGCTTCCCAACATTCCCCAGGGGTTCATCGCCTGCTACGCCGTCTTCCGTCTGGGCGCCGTAGTAGTCATGACCAACCCCCTGTACACCGAGCGGGAGTTGGAACACCAGCTCAACGACTCGGATTCCACTATGGCCATTTCCCTGGACCTGTTGGTCCCCAGGATCCTTAAATTGAAGGATAAGACCGGGATCAAAATGGTGATCGCCTGCCACATCCGGGATTATCTTCCTTTTCCAGCCAAACAACTTTTCCCTCTGATTAAAAAAAGTATGCACCGCAAAACCGGTTCCGGGGAAGGGGTCCATGATTTTCTGGATCTGATCCGGAAATACCCTCCTGGTCCCCGGGCAGGAGATGAAGCCCTCAAGGCCGAGGTTTCCTTTAATGACATAGCCGCCCTGCTCTATACTGGAGGGACAACCGGGGTTTCCAAAGGGGTTATGCTCACCCATGGGAACCTGAGTACTAATGTCCAGCAGCTTCGGGCCTGGACCTTTGATGCCAAAGAGGGCCAGGAAAGCCTTATGGGGATCTTCCCCATCTTTCACAGCGCCGGGTTTACGGCGGTCATGAATCATTGTATCTATCGGGGGATGACCATCATTCTGGTCCCCAAGCCCGAGCCTGACGGGGTCCTCAAAATGACCCGAAAGTATCGACCGGACTATTTCCCCTGCGTTCCCACCCTCTATGTGGGGCTCTTGAATCACCCGGAATTTCCCAAAACCGATTTTTCCTTTATCAAGGGTTGTGTCTCCGGTGCGGCCCCTCTGGCCCTGGACACCCTCAAGCAATGGAAAGAAGCCGTAGGGACCCAGATCATGGAGGTTTACGGACTCACTGAGACCTCTCCCCTGTCCCATGCCAATCCCTGGAGGGGAAAGGCCAAGGCCGGCAGTGTGGGGGTGCCTGTTTCGGATACGGACTGCCGGATCGTCGATGTGGTGGATGGTCTGAAAGAGATGAACACAGGTGAAGTGGGGGAAATCCTCCTGAATGGACCCCAACTCACCCAGGGGTATTACAAGAACCCGGAAGAGACAGCCAAGGCCATCCGGGATGGCTGGTTTTATACCGGTGATATCGGCTACATGGACGATGAAGGCTATCTCTTTATCGTCGACCGCAAAAAAGACATGATCATTGCCAGCGGGTTCAACATTTATCCCAGAGACATCGACGAAGTCCTTTTTGAACACCCTAAAATAAAAGAGGCCTGTGCCGTGGGGGTACCCGACCCTTACCGCGGTGAAACGGTTAAGGCCTTTGTGGTCCCCAAGGAAGGAGAAACCCTTACCCCGGAAGAGGTCATAGCCTTTTGCCGGGAAAAACTGGCCGCCTATAAGGTTCCCAAGATGGTGGAATTTATGGATGAACTCCCGAAAAGCACGGTCGGCAAGGTTCTGCGGAGAAAACTCCGGGAGATGGAGATGGAAAAGAATAAGGGGAAAAACTAA
- a CDS encoding aldehyde ferredoxin oxidoreductase family protein, producing the protein MSGSFNKYLEVDLTIGETAIKSFPPSWLRSYVGGGTLGARLFFETAGFEADPLSPENSLLIMAGPLVGTTFPGSSRFVLCARSPLTGLWGESSSGGAFGADLKKAGLDGILVKGRAEKPSYILIEDGRAAIREAGDLWGLDTYATVETLRRQHPGKQPIRVLAIGPAGEHLVRYASVCNDKAHYLGRTGMGAVMGSKRIKAIAVRGTGKVPIARPEAYQESRKAALQAIKDSMMADSFHQLGTAAAMDLGMMTGDVPIKNWSVGVDYEMADALGGPALVEKLIKGRKACYACPIGCKPVVEFLDPPYPVSKGPGPEYETLAAFGTLIMNNNLLAVVRANELCNRLGIDTISCGATMAFIMEAFERGLLAGTDLDGLEIAWGNMDAVLDLIEKIAFRKGFGDRAAEGSRALARDLGPETEDFEVTIKGLELPMHDPRGFHGMALAYMTSNRGACHLQHSVQAVEQGVVSWPEAGLKEDYTAQESQGKAEMVYLSENLGQMANTVCVCHFVHWTMGLTNLLKGFNAVTGYEFDLKEFMEVGQRSWILKRALNNIMGLTGREDRLPKRILRPLSEGGAEGSIPDENLMKMEYYRIRGLDEQGFPLPQTLSVLGLSFVNNNLFRKGGK; encoded by the coding sequence ATGTCCGGAAGTTTTAATAAATACCTTGAAGTGGATTTGACCATCGGTGAGACTGCAATCAAAAGCTTCCCTCCTTCCTGGTTAAGATCCTATGTGGGAGGCGGCACCCTGGGTGCCCGTCTTTTTTTCGAAACCGCCGGGTTTGAGGCCGATCCCCTGTCTCCGGAAAATTCACTCCTCATCATGGCCGGCCCTCTGGTGGGAACGACCTTTCCGGGCAGCTCCCGCTTTGTCTTATGCGCCCGGTCGCCATTGACCGGCCTTTGGGGGGAATCCAGTTCCGGCGGGGCCTTCGGGGCGGATCTTAAAAAGGCCGGTCTGGACGGTATCCTGGTCAAAGGCCGGGCTGAAAAGCCGTCCTATATCTTGATCGAAGACGGCCGGGCGGCAATCCGGGAGGCCGGAGACCTCTGGGGGTTGGACACCTATGCCACGGTGGAGACCTTGCGCCGGCAGCACCCGGGGAAACAACCCATCAGGGTCCTGGCCATCGGACCTGCCGGAGAGCATTTAGTCAGGTATGCCTCGGTCTGTAATGACAAGGCCCATTACCTGGGCCGGACCGGCATGGGGGCGGTTATGGGCAGCAAAAGGATCAAGGCCATAGCCGTCAGGGGTACGGGAAAGGTTCCCATAGCCCGGCCAGAGGCTTATCAGGAATCCCGAAAGGCGGCCCTTCAAGCCATCAAAGATTCCATGATGGCCGATTCTTTTCACCAATTGGGCACGGCAGCAGCCATGGATCTGGGAATGATGACAGGAGATGTCCCTATAAAAAACTGGTCTGTCGGAGTCGACTATGAAATGGCCGATGCCCTTGGGGGGCCTGCCTTGGTGGAGAAGCTAATCAAAGGCCGGAAGGCCTGTTATGCCTGCCCCATCGGCTGCAAACCCGTGGTCGAGTTCCTGGATCCTCCCTATCCGGTATCTAAAGGCCCTGGGCCGGAATATGAGACCCTGGCCGCCTTCGGCACCCTGATCATGAACAACAACCTCTTGGCCGTAGTCCGGGCCAATGAATTGTGCAACCGTTTGGGGATCGATACCATCAGTTGCGGAGCTACCATGGCTTTTATCATGGAGGCCTTTGAAAGAGGCCTGCTGGCTGGGACCGATCTGGACGGGTTGGAGATTGCTTGGGGCAATATGGATGCGGTTCTGGATCTGATAGAAAAAATCGCCTTCAGAAAAGGTTTTGGAGACCGGGCCGCTGAGGGGAGCCGGGCCCTGGCCCGTGATTTAGGGCCGGAGACCGAGGATTTTGAGGTGACCATCAAGGGGCTGGAACTCCCCATGCACGACCCCCGGGGGTTTCATGGAATGGCCCTGGCTTATATGACATCTAACAGGGGGGCCTGCCACCTGCAACACTCGGTTCAGGCCGTTGAACAGGGGGTGGTCTCCTGGCCGGAAGCGGGGCTTAAAGAGGACTATACGGCCCAGGAAAGCCAGGGGAAGGCCGAGATGGTTTATTTATCCGAAAACCTGGGACAGATGGCCAACACGGTTTGTGTCTGCCACTTTGTCCACTGGACCATGGGCCTGACCAATCTTTTGAAGGGTTTTAATGCCGTGACCGGTTATGAATTCGATCTGAAGGAATTCATGGAAGTGGGCCAAAGGTCCTGGATTCTGAAACGGGCCTTGAATAACATCATGGGTCTGACCGGCAGGGAAGATCGATTACCTAAAAGGATCTTAAGGCCGTTATCAGAGGGTGGTGCTGAAGGAAGTATTCCCGATGAAAACTTAATGAAAATGGAATATTACCGGATCCGGGGGCTGGATGAGCAAGGATTCCCCCTCCCCCAAACCTTATCCGTCCTCGGGCTTTCCTTTGTAAACAACAACCTTTTTCGAAAAGGAGGGAAATAA
- a CDS encoding SCP2 sterol-binding domain-containing protein translates to MAKLDVFTQDWCRAWEEKVRASQDFAVFNKGWEGDIGCFIIKDPAAGLPEDQYLYLDFEDGKVNAICMVDREKAEKAKFIISGDYIRWKQVALKELDAVKAMMQGKLKLKGNLPYVVKYVKGVQESIRCLTELESRFPDD, encoded by the coding sequence ATGGCCAAACTGGATGTTTTCACCCAAGACTGGTGCCGGGCCTGGGAAGAGAAGGTCAGGGCCAGCCAGGATTTTGCCGTATTTAACAAGGGTTGGGAAGGGGATATCGGCTGTTTTATCATAAAAGACCCGGCAGCCGGTCTCCCGGAAGATCAATACCTCTACCTTGATTTCGAAGATGGGAAGGTCAACGCAATCTGTATGGTGGACAGGGAAAAGGCCGAGAAGGCTAAATTTATTATCTCCGGTGATTATATCCGCTGGAAGCAGGTGGCCCTGAAGGAGCTGGATGCAGTCAAGGCCATGATGCAGGGGAAGCTCAAATTGAAAGGTAACCTGCCCTATGTGGTCAAGTATGTGAAGGGGGTGCAGGAGTCCATCCGCTGTCTGACCGAACTGGAGTCCCGATTTCCGGATGATTAA
- a CDS encoding iron-containing alcohol dehydrogenase, whose translation MTYDADLNFNYFAPTKVLFGKGSLSDLPYEVKRLGHKAVLVTDPGVVATGMVDQVKDIMGSTLSGIYEDIPQDSGMEVVDRGASLALSSGADVMVSLGGGSVIDTAKGMCIIMTEGGSLRDFQGMQILTRPQTPHIVIPTTAGTGSEVTCAAVVMDRQQGQKILIYEYFNTPRVAILDPKMTEGLPPNLTASTGMDAMTHAVESYCSQQRNPISDGAALHAIRLITRYLPLAVSNGSDLMARGQMQLAALMAGWAFSNALLGLTHAMAHSLGAVCGLPHGLANGILLPHVMRFNLEETPELLADIAEAMGVVTQGMTKQEGGEAAVFEMEHFLKRLGLPLSLKDVGIEEGALRPCAELAMSDGSIIYNPKMIPDPEEVLQVYLKAF comes from the coding sequence ATGACCTACGATGCCGATTTGAATTTTAATTATTTTGCTCCCACCAAGGTCCTTTTCGGAAAAGGGTCCCTATCCGACCTGCCTTATGAAGTGAAAAGATTAGGCCATAAAGCGGTCCTGGTGACTGATCCTGGAGTCGTTGCCACCGGAATGGTCGACCAGGTCAAAGACATTATGGGGTCTACTCTGTCCGGTATCTACGAGGATATTCCCCAGGACAGCGGCATGGAGGTGGTCGACCGGGGGGCCTCCCTGGCCTTGTCTTCCGGGGCTGATGTCATGGTCAGCCTGGGGGGAGGAAGCGTCATCGATACGGCTAAAGGGATGTGCATCATTATGACCGAAGGGGGAAGCCTCAGAGATTTTCAAGGCATGCAGATACTCACCCGACCCCAGACGCCCCATATCGTTATCCCCACCACGGCCGGCACAGGATCGGAAGTGACCTGTGCGGCGGTCGTCATGGACCGGCAGCAGGGACAAAAAATCCTTATCTATGAATATTTTAATACTCCTCGCGTGGCCATCCTGGACCCGAAAATGACTGAGGGACTGCCGCCGAATCTGACGGCTTCCACCGGGATGGATGCCATGACCCATGCCGTGGAAAGCTATTGCTCCCAACAACGAAACCCCATCTCCGATGGGGCTGCCCTTCACGCCATTCGGCTCATCACCCGCTATCTGCCCCTGGCGGTCAGTAATGGTTCTGATTTGATGGCCCGCGGCCAGATGCAGCTTGCCGCCTTGATGGCCGGCTGGGCCTTTTCCAATGCCCTGCTCGGACTGACCCACGCCATGGCCCATTCCCTGGGGGCGGTTTGCGGTTTACCCCATGGATTGGCCAACGGCATCCTCCTGCCTCATGTGATGCGGTTCAATCTGGAAGAGACCCCCGAACTTCTGGCGGATATTGCCGAGGCCATGGGCGTGGTCACTCAGGGAATGACGAAGCAGGAAGGCGGAGAAGCGGCCGTTTTTGAAATGGAGCATTTCTTGAAAAGGCTCGGGTTGCCTTTGAGCCTGAAAGATGTGGGCATCGAGGAAGGGGCTTTAAGGCCCTGTGCGGAGTTAGCCATGAGCGATGGTTCCATCATCTACAATCCGAAAATGATCCCGGACCCTGAGGAGGTGCTTCAGGTGTATTTGAAGGCTTTTTAG
- a CDS encoding NAD(P)/FAD-dependent oxidoreductase, translated as MEEFDVVVVGAGNGGLTASTALAQKGLKVLLLERHNIPGGCATSFCRGRFEFEVALHQLSGVGTPENPGPLRMLLSQLGVLEELELVEIKDLYNVIGPGDFRLELKPDRQQVIAALQEKFPREKEGIEKFFDLSYQYAFQMLAAFYFKDPEPSREKFPVLYQYAFKPAIEVLDDLFTDPLLKCAISLYWGFLGLPPTRLSFAYLSMLFFTYIELKPFHIKGGSQALSNALANRFLSQGGTIRFNCGVQKILVEKGRIEGVVTEHGDRINTRHVISNCSPVTTYTRLIGPGNVPEPVFQEMRGRTLSPSGFVLYIGFDREPQELGFTGSMTFFPGHTDITDKNLMEMQGLDMENQFMAMSCYDVSDPGFSPPGTCQASVVTLKYGEPWLRIPPTQYHRMKFRCAESMLRRVEAAFPGVRGHIEEIEVASPLTHMRYLGHPNGAIYGFEQYTKDSMFFQPGRTSPIQGLSFASGWIGDCGFQPTLQAGATAAKAIIRELDGK; from the coding sequence ATGGAAGAATTTGATGTGGTCGTTGTCGGTGCCGGAAACGGGGGATTGACTGCCTCGACCGCCCTGGCCCAAAAAGGCCTGAAGGTCCTTTTATTGGAGCGGCATAATATCCCGGGGGGATGTGCCACCAGCTTTTGCCGGGGACGCTTTGAGTTCGAAGTGGCCCTGCATCAGCTCAGCGGAGTGGGGACTCCGGAAAATCCCGGCCCTTTGAGGATGTTGCTCTCCCAGTTGGGGGTCCTGGAGGAGCTGGAATTGGTGGAAATCAAGGACCTCTATAATGTGATCGGTCCGGGGGATTTCAGGCTGGAACTTAAGCCCGACAGGCAACAGGTCATCGCCGCCTTGCAGGAAAAATTTCCCAGGGAAAAGGAGGGGATTGAAAAATTTTTTGACCTGTCCTATCAGTATGCCTTTCAGATGCTCGCGGCCTTTTATTTCAAGGACCCGGAGCCTTCCCGGGAAAAATTCCCGGTCCTTTACCAATACGCTTTTAAACCGGCCATAGAGGTTCTGGATGATCTTTTTACCGATCCCTTGTTGAAATGCGCCATTTCCCTGTACTGGGGTTTCTTGGGCCTGCCCCCGACCCGTTTGTCTTTTGCCTATCTGTCCATGCTTTTTTTCACCTATATCGAGCTCAAGCCTTTTCATATCAAAGGAGGCTCCCAGGCCCTCTCCAATGCCCTGGCCAACCGGTTCTTGTCCCAGGGCGGAACGATCCGCTTTAATTGCGGTGTCCAAAAGATCCTGGTTGAAAAGGGCCGGATCGAGGGAGTGGTTACCGAACACGGGGACCGGATCAATACCCGTCATGTGATTTCCAATTGCTCTCCGGTGACCACCTATACCCGGCTTATCGGCCCGGGAAATGTCCCGGAGCCGGTGTTTCAGGAGATGCGCGGCCGGACTCTCAGCCCTTCGGGTTTTGTCCTTTATATCGGATTCGACCGGGAACCGCAAGAACTGGGATTCACCGGGTCCATGACCTTCTTCCCGGGCCATACGGATATTACGGATAAAAATCTTATGGAGATGCAGGGATTGGATATGGAAAATCAATTTATGGCCATGAGCTGTTATGATGTATCCGACCCCGGATTTTCGCCGCCGGGAACCTGTCAGGCCAGTGTGGTGACCCTGAAATACGGCGAGCCCTGGCTCCGGATCCCTCCGACGCAATACCACCGGATGAAATTCCGTTGTGCCGAATCCATGCTGCGTCGGGTAGAAGCGGCCTTTCCGGGTGTGCGGGGCCATATCGAGGAAATCGAGGTGGCTTCCCCTTTGACCCACATGCGCTACCTGGGACATCCCAACGGGGCCATATACGGCTTTGAACAATACACCAAGGATTCCATGTTTTTTCAACCCGGACGGACTTCCCCCATTCAGGGCCTTTCCTTTGCCAGCGGATGGATCGGGGACTGCGGATTTCAACCCACCCTTCAGGCCGGGGCAACGGCCGCCAAGGCGATTATCCGGGAACTCGATGGGAAATAG
- a CDS encoding 2Fe-2S iron-sulfur cluster binding domain-containing protein: MMQKELFREFDGYDRIVEERDFSRKYGLDYSAQKDLADPYIQRLHPKQLALRVSDIIFETPSVRTLRFVSPEGYLPPFLAGQYIALFLEIGGVRTSRPYSISSAPNQTGYYDLTIRRLEGGLVSNFLLDSVGKEDILQSSGPEGHFYYNPLFHDKTMVCLAGGSGITPFMSMIREAAECGLDREIFLFYGNKNIREAIFHHSLLEISDHFDHFHYLPVIEDPPAGYIGASGFITGELIRKIIPDLGDKTFYLCGPQAMYDFCLPELERLGIPGRKIRKEVYGPPVDITRAPNWPGQVKADNPVRIKLAAGRTVEARSGESLAAALERQGVLIPTLCRSGECSQCRVKVLSGKVFQPAGASVRRSDKRFGHVHACVSYPLEDLEIVI; this comes from the coding sequence ATGATGCAAAAAGAATTGTTCAGGGAATTTGACGGTTATGACCGGATCGTGGAAGAAAGGGATTTCAGCCGGAAGTACGGTCTGGATTATTCGGCCCAGAAGGATCTGGCCGACCCCTATATCCAACGGCTCCATCCAAAACAGTTAGCGTTACGTGTTTCCGATATCATTTTCGAAACACCCTCGGTAAGGACTTTGAGATTCGTTTCCCCGGAAGGCTATCTTCCGCCTTTTCTGGCGGGGCAATATATCGCCCTGTTTCTGGAAATTGGCGGGGTTCGGACCAGCCGGCCCTACAGTATCTCTTCTGCGCCCAACCAGACCGGGTATTACGATCTGACCATCAGGCGCCTGGAAGGGGGCCTGGTTTCCAATTTTCTTTTAGACAGTGTCGGAAAGGAAGATATTCTTCAGAGTTCCGGTCCGGAGGGCCATTTTTACTACAATCCTTTATTCCACGACAAAACCATGGTCTGTCTGGCCGGGGGCAGCGGGATAACCCCTTTTATGAGCATGATTCGGGAGGCAGCGGAATGCGGCCTGGACCGGGAAATCTTTCTTTTCTACGGTAATAAAAATATTCGGGAGGCCATCTTTCACCATTCTCTTCTGGAAATCTCAGACCACTTCGATCATTTTCACTATCTTCCGGTTATTGAAGATCCCCCGGCAGGATACATCGGCGCCTCAGGTTTCATCACCGGCGAATTAATCCGGAAAATCATCCCGGATTTGGGGGATAAGACCTTCTATCTGTGCGGTCCCCAGGCCATGTATGACTTCTGCCTCCCTGAACTGGAAAGATTGGGGATTCCCGGAAGGAAGATACGCAAGGAAGTTTACGGCCCGCCGGTTGACATCACCCGGGCGCCGAACTGGCCCGGGCAGGTAAAGGCCGATAATCCGGTTCGTATTAAATTGGCGGCCGGCCGAACCGTGGAGGCCCGCTCCGGTGAGTCTCTGGCCGCTGCCCTGGAAAGGCAGGGGGTCCTTATTCCCACCCTTTGCCGCTCCGGGGAATGTAGCCAGTGCCGGGTGAAGGTCTTGTCGGGCAAGGTTTTTCAACCGGCGGGAGCTTCAGTGCGGAGGTCAGACAAGAGATTCGGCCATGTCCACGCCTGCGTCTCTTATCCGCTGGAGGATTTGGAGATTGTCATTTAG
- a CDS encoding enoyl-CoA hydratase/isomerase family protein, whose amino-acid sequence MSQEKTSEDGLVAYHQEGYLGTITLNRPEKRNAMSWALWLALEKAIMEAEEDLEARVIILRGEGKSFCSGLDLGPENELLQAIGATPGARQKMDFYRLVRRGQDIFTRLEHLTKPTIAMIHGHCLGAGLEMVLCCDMRFCSAETLFGLPEPRLAIITDAGGLQRLPQVVGRGHAREIAFRGHRFDAGRARAINLVNEVFPDTETLDTRVKEMAGEIASNPPLAVQGIKEVLVFNEGSDVKHSLHFTAARSSMILPSEDLQEAIASYLEKRKGEFKGA is encoded by the coding sequence ATGAGCCAAGAGAAAACAAGCGAAGACGGTTTGGTCGCCTACCACCAGGAAGGTTACCTGGGAACCATTACCTTGAACAGGCCGGAAAAAAGAAATGCCATGAGCTGGGCTTTGTGGCTGGCCCTGGAAAAAGCCATTATGGAAGCCGAAGAAGACCTGGAGGCCCGGGTGATTATCCTCCGGGGCGAGGGCAAGTCCTTTTGCTCGGGGCTGGACCTGGGGCCGGAGAATGAACTCCTTCAGGCCATCGGGGCAACCCCCGGTGCCCGACAGAAGATGGATTTTTATCGGCTGGTCAGGAGGGGGCAGGATATCTTCACCCGCCTCGAGCATCTGACTAAACCCACCATCGCCATGATCCATGGTCATTGTCTGGGGGCAGGGCTGGAAATGGTCCTTTGTTGTGATATGCGGTTTTGTTCGGCAGAGACCCTATTCGGCCTTCCTGAGCCCAGACTGGCCATCATCACCGATGCCGGCGGCTTGCAGAGGCTCCCTCAGGTGGTGGGGCGGGGCCATGCCCGGGAGATCGCCTTCCGGGGCCACCGCTTTGATGCCGGCCGGGCCAGGGCCATCAACCTGGTTAATGAGGTCTTCCCGGATACAGAGACCCTCGATACCAGGGTCAAAGAGATGGCCGGAGAAATTGCCTCCAATCCGCCCCTGGCGGTGCAGGGGATCAAAGAAGTCCTGGTGTTTAATGAGGGTTCTGACGTAAAACACTCCCTGCATTTCACCGCTGCCAGGTCCAGTATGATTTTACCCTCAGAAGACCTTCAGGAAGCCATCGCCTCTTATTTAGAGAAAAGGAAGGGAGAATTTAAGGGGGCTTGA
- a CDS encoding PEP-CTERM sorting domain-containing protein, giving the protein MRKKIFTIMGIVAVIALFTMTAQVGATPITFSGSGTNPITGQAISASATFDIVGTFLQVTLTNTGADVMAPSDVLTALFFNITGNPSLTPGSATLASGSSVLFGGSDPGGVVGGEWAYTNIASGAPNGATQGISSSGLGIFGGANFPGSNLQDPSAVDGVQYGITSGADNPSTGNAAVTGSNALIKNSVVFLLSNLQGTSLNQISNVSFQYGTGLSEPNLPSNPVPEPTTLLLLGSGLIGMAGYGRKKFRKQLPA; this is encoded by the coding sequence ATGAGAAAAAAAATCTTTACTATTATGGGAATAGTCGCTGTCATAGCACTATTCACCATGACAGCCCAGGTAGGAGCCACCCCGATAACCTTTAGCGGTTCAGGGACAAACCCTATTACGGGTCAGGCTATCAGCGCCAGTGCGACCTTCGATATCGTTGGCACCTTTCTCCAGGTGACCCTGACCAATACCGGAGCCGACGTAATGGCCCCTTCCGACGTATTAACCGCCTTGTTTTTCAATATTACGGGGAATCCCTCATTGACACCGGGTTCGGCGACCCTGGCCTCGGGAAGTTCGGTATTGTTCGGCGGGTCCGACCCAGGGGGAGTGGTCGGCGGCGAGTGGGCTTATACTAATATCGCTTCCGGTGCCCCCAATGGAGCAACCCAAGGCATCTCCAGTTCCGGCTTGGGGATCTTCGGCGGGGCGAATTTTCCTGGGTCGAATCTTCAAGATCCATCGGCTGTAGACGGGGTTCAATATGGCATTACCTCAGGGGCGGACAACCCGTCAACCGGGAATGCCGCCGTCACCGGGAGCAATGCCCTGATCAAAAATTCCGTGGTCTTCTTATTAAGCAACCTGCAGGGAACCTCCCTGAACCAGATTTCGAATGTGTCCTTTCAGTACGGCACGGGTCTGAGTGAGCCAAACCTTCCATCGAATCCAGTCCCTGAACCGACCACTTTGCTCCTTCTGGGCAGCGGTTTAATCGGCATGGCCGGATATGGTCGGAAAAAATTTCGGAAACAACTCCCTGCTTAA
- a CDS encoding epoxyqueuosine reductase yields the protein MSEKKSDDLAPWIVSLIEDFIERSPENTLQNAAQEKAFENPLVGFSRGDDPLYESYKELVGPYHWTPLEIFALTFPDSPTKPQDLTVISWILPQTKATKADNRKEKTYPSERWARARIYGEEVNKKLRQSVVNALQEKGIQAMAPLLSPLWEFKQSEKYTFASNWSERHAAYAAGLGTFGLCDGLITPRGKAMRTGSVVAAVQIPPTPRSYTDHRAYCLFFSQGICGKCIPRCPVGALSETGHDKLKCLDHLRNYTADYVKTHYAFDGYGCGLCQTGVPCESRIPAKKDLESER from the coding sequence ATGTCCGAAAAAAAATCAGATGACCTGGCCCCCTGGATAGTCTCCCTCATCGAAGATTTTATCGAACGATCCCCGGAAAACACCCTTCAAAATGCCGCGCAAGAAAAGGCCTTTGAAAATCCTTTGGTTGGCTTTTCCAGGGGTGATGATCCCCTCTACGAAAGTTATAAGGAACTGGTCGGCCCTTATCACTGGACCCCTCTGGAAATATTTGCCTTAACCTTCCCCGATTCGCCAACCAAGCCCCAGGACCTGACGGTCATCAGTTGGATCCTGCCCCAGACCAAAGCGACCAAGGCCGATAATCGAAAAGAGAAGACCTATCCATCCGAGCGCTGGGCCAGGGCCCGCATTTACGGCGAAGAAGTCAATAAAAAATTGCGTCAGAGCGTAGTAAACGCTTTGCAGGAAAAAGGGATACAGGCCATGGCCCCTTTATTGTCCCCCCTTTGGGAATTCAAACAGTCGGAGAAATATACCTTTGCCTCCAACTGGTCGGAACGGCACGCCGCCTATGCCGCCGGTCTGGGGACCTTCGGCCTTTGTGACGGACTGATTACCCCCCGGGGCAAAGCCATGCGCACCGGCTCGGTGGTGGCCGCTGTCCAAATCCCTCCGACCCCCCGTTCATATACCGATCACCGGGCTTATTGCCTTTTTTTCTCCCAGGGGATTTGCGGAAAGTGCATTCCCCGATGTCCGGTAGGGGCCTTGAGCGAAACCGGGCATGACAAACTCAAGTGCCTTGACCATCTAAGGAACTATACCGCCGATTATGTCAAAACCCATTACGCCTTTGACGGCTATGGCTGCGGTTTGTGCCAAACCGGGGTCCCTTGCGAATCCAGGATTCCGGCAAAAAAGGATTTAGAATCAGAAAGATAA